The sequence below is a genomic window from Xyrauchen texanus isolate HMW12.3.18 chromosome 46, RBS_HiC_50CHRs, whole genome shotgun sequence.
atattccaggttcaattaaatttaaagggatagatcacccaaaaaccacaaatgttgttgattaagcttaaaggaaaagttcacccaaaaatgaaaattatttcatcatttactcaccctcatgccatcccagatgtgtatgactatctttcttctgctgaacacaaacaaagattttttttaaatgtatcttgtttctgttggtctttacaatgcaagtgaatggtggccagaactttgaaggtccaaaaatcatataaagacagcataaaagtaatccatatgactccagtgattaaatctatatcttcagaagcgatgtgatagagAAACATGAGaaactgaaaaatatttcagtaaattttttactgtaaattgtcttttctgcccagtaggtggcaatatgcacaaaaaatgccaaaaacaaaagaagacaaatgtgaaagtggagatttatttagtttatttttgggagaactatttaagctcaatcaacaacgtTTGTGgcatatgttgattaccacaaaaaattatttcgacttgtccctcatttACTAGCGTAACGAATTTACTAGACTACAGGGTTTACCACCGTTATGTCGTCATGACAATGATCTTGTAATATTCAGTATAACTTTATACAAATATGGTTGGCGATTTCATCATAGTAAAAATGTGTTACCTTGTACGTATAATGATTCCATCTtttggctatgcttttgaaaccgTGCTTCACTTTAACTGCTATGAGTCTACATAATTGTTTTGTGGttaccaacattatgccacaaatgctgtcgattaagcttaacttgaattgtacccagaacattcctttcagATCAGCTTCATCTAACGTCattgttatttttgttaacaATCTACTGTAGATGAGCAAGAGGAGTATTTTTCACATTTGAAAAACTTGGTGGAAGAGATGCATGCCGAGTACAAGCAACCAGTCTACCTTTTGGGCCACAGCATGGGAAACAACTACATCCTGTACTTCCTCAACCAGCAGACCCAGGACTGGAAAGACCACTACATCAAGGGCTTCATCTCTCTTGGAGCACCTTGGGGTGGTGCTGTAAAGCCCCTCAGAGTCATGGCATCAGGTAGAGTTAACAAACtttgcaattccattttgtgTTGCTATTGTTACAAAACTGATATATTGCAGTTTTAACATGTAGGCTATAATATTTCAATGGTGTCTCAATGATGCCTTAGGTGAAAACGATGGTATACCCTTCCTTTCCAATATCAAGATCCGCGAGGAACAACGGATGACCACCACAAATCCCTGGATGATCCCGTCTGAAGAGGCTTGGCCTAAAGATCACACCTTCATCTCCACCCCTTTCTATAACTATACCAACCAGGACTACCAACAATTCTTCAAAGATATCAACTTTGAAGATGGCTGGTACATGTGGGAAGACACTAGAAACCTCACAGCCGGTCTtcccacccctggagtcgagGTCTACTGCTTCTATGGGGTGGGACTCCCTACACCCGTGACATACGTGTATGACGAGCAGTTTCCAAACACTGATCCCATAGATTTTATTTACGATGACGGTGATGATACCGTCGACAGTCGCAGCATGAGTCTCTGTAAGAAGTGGATAGGGAAACAGGAACATCCTGTGCATGTTACAGAGTTTAGAGGAATGGCTCATTTGGACATGGTCTTTAATCATAAGGTGCTCACAGCAGTCCAGAGAGTTCTGGAGGGAAAGATCCCAATGGATAAGGACATCATTGCTGAACAGCCTTAAAACTCCACCTCTCAtctttacattttgttacattttctaGACTGCAGCAGATTTATACAGAACTATGCACATGCACACTGGTatcatgtataaaaatattaattaaacaacatcatatacagtgaccccaaaaagtatATAGACTCTTTAAGTCACAtattaaatgtatgaatgtcattgcattggatagaaaaatatcaaaccaagtagcatTTAAGTTAAAGAAAGATATCACACTTAAAAGCAAAACTATTCTCAAAAAGTTGATTTGAACAACAAACAGTAATTTTGCACAATaattcatacatccactaaaatgaaCCTTGATACCGTttgattaaaagtaattgcaaaaatagctCAGAAAAGTTCTGAtaaaaggtctagcatcatttgtttacatATGCCACTTTTTTTGAGTTAATACTAGAAAATTCAtacatttaagtgcttttttaggGGCCACCGAGTTTTGTTTTGGTGCATATGAATCATTGTTT
It includes:
- the lcat gene encoding phosphatidylcholine-sterol acyltransferase is translated as MEYSRFFRSIAFFLIALDQTSGFWLFNVIFPPTAQPRVISNSTPPLIIVPGNLGNRLEAKIDKPSLVHWMCYKKTEDWFPLWIDLNMFMPIGIDCWIDNIRIVYNRTTRKTSNAPGVEVRVPGFGQTHPIEFLDLNKLTGYFHTMVQHLVSIGYVRNATVRGAPYDWRIAPNEQEEYFSHLKNLVEEMHAEYKQPVYLLGHSMGNNYILYFLNQQTQDWKDHYIKGFISLGAPWGGAVKPLRVMASGENDGIPFLSNIKIREEQRMTTTNPWMIPSEEAWPKDHTFISTPFYNYTNQDYQQFFKDINFEDGWYMWEDTRNLTAGLPTPGVEVYCFYGVGLPTPVTYVYDEQFPNTDPIDFIYDDGDDTVDSRSMSLCKKWIGKQEHPVHVTEFRGMAHLDMVFNHKVLTAVQRVLEGKIPMDKDIIAEQP